ACCAGTTGTAACTACAATGTCTTCGTTTCTTTCACCCACTGGATTATTTTCTACATTTTCGTTTGTGTCGTTTGCTACATCTTTTGTAATGTCTGCAGTCTTCTCATCTTTTGACGACAACGAATCCATGATCAGCTCTACCTTCCCTTCGTCAGTCTTTGCGTTGTCCTCGGTCTCGCCGTACATATTGCACGTGTACTCGACTCCTTCTACATCCTCCCCTCTCAGTGATCTCTTCACATTATCCGCAAACTCGTCTTCACTCAGCGAGGGGTCGAAGTATGGCGAGAGTGGGTCCTCAATATTTGGATGGTAGAAGAGGAACAGGATCCCTTGCAAGGCTCCATCCAAGCCGTACACCTCGTCCCAGGTCTCGCCGTCGAACATGTCCAAGCAGACGTTTGTGGAGCCCTCTGCATTATCAGTAGGATCTATATTGGGGTGGTAAATGGGTGTCAGACACCGGACGGCTGGGGGGGTCACTGGAAAGTCTTCTTCCATGATCACCTACAACAAGAAtacgaatatgtttatttcGACTGCCGATCAGTTGTATTTACCAAAACATACAATTATTgacaacacagacacatatacactgTAACGATTCCACAACGGCCCAACATGTTTGGTCACACTTCCGATCATTATCGTTATGTAAACAGCTCTAGACACCGAAGACGAATATAGGTTATGGAGATCTGAACCTGTTCGGAATTAAGGTAATTGTTTGTGTTTCATATGTCAAGATGTTAGACATTATGTTCCATACGATTTACAGTACATATATTGACgaaatgttaaatataaatgaagTAACGTGAGGTTTGCCTTTTCAATTCCcgtatttttacatttaacatcAGTTTATACCGTTTAATAAAccactataattattattagcttTGTTTAAGAAAATTCAATCTTTAATCTTTACAATTCAATTATGATAGCAATGTTTGGTGTATTCTGTAAAATGCAGTggttgtttataaacaacatgTCAAAAATCAACCCTCTGTCTGGTTTTGTCATAAGATATAGTTAAAATAATGTACGGTTTAGTTTTTctgtgtattcattttaaacacaataatgaataggtttttttcttctttttaacagCTGATGTTTTTAGCTGAAAGCTTTCTCCTGTGTTTATTTGTGAATGCAAATTTGACTACTGACACTGCATTCTACCATATTATAAACCAtgtacaaattgttttaaaaatcagtagtGACTTAAACATTAGCACTGGAAAACATAGATATAGGacagataattttaaaataattccgaaaaagtaacaacaaaaaggaataaattacaaaaatgtaaacaacctacttatataataaaataaccagTGCAATATATGATTAATTTGTATTCCTTGATATTAAAGGTTATATGTCACTGCAAAAAATGacatatttcgttatttttaaatttaactgcAAATGAATCGATCCCGGATAGGgcctctggctatccagaaacgggaccatgggcggatccaggaaatatttttagggggggaccaaaaaagaagggcacattgactcgtcaaaagggcaccttactacaagttttgatatttacaattaatatgaattcctacagttctacgtcataatatattagcaataatgaagtaaattggcgtcactcgcgttagaacctcaatggggccccattgagactcaataacacagacacatatctgcaagcttgcgcatgtacacgaaaatcttgatttcatttatctacaatataattattgtttacttaaaaaaaaaaaattctacaaacaaaaagggcacttggacattttgagggcacttgaacaattttttggggggacgcgtccccctggtccccccccccccccggatccgcCCATGgagacccgggacagacatgctggAAACGTTAGTGGCATATGAGCATGTTGAAATATATTGGCTCGGCTTGATTTCAAACACAATCTTTGCATATATAACTGAggaatatcaaaattgtaatgtgcttaTACCGTGTAATAGAGTCGTACTAAGCACAACTAAATTCTTGTCTTAACAAATCATAAACAAAATCTTAGGAAATCGGTGAATCCACAAAATCTGATAAATTGACTGGATTTTTGCTATGTACTATTTTCAATTTACTATGTGGGACTTTGTAGGcctatttaaattttgtttagctGAAATGGTTCAATGAGTCTTTTGGTAGCGAGTTTACGTCAGCTCTAAAAAGATTCGGGGAGCCCTTCCccagaacattttgaaaactagaaaTGCAATTTCTggcattctacaaataaaattcaccacgacagaatgatggaaatacatggtgaaaagtatTTTggtcagctcattttgcctgaatGTCGCCATCTTTTTTGCCcgaataaagtaaagtaaagtttgttttatttaacgacgccaataGAGAGCATTGAtttttcatcggctattggacgtcaaacatatggtcattctgacactgttttttagaggaaacccgctgtcgccacataggctactctgctacgactggcagcaagggatcttttatttgcgcttcccacaggcaggatagcacaaactatggcctttgttgaaccagttatggatcactggtcggtgcaagtggtttacacctacccattgagccttgcggagcactcactcagggtttggagtcggtatctggattaaaaatcccatgcctcgactgggatccgaaaccagtaccttccagcctgtagaccgatggcctaaccacgacgccaccgaggctggtttgcCCGAATAAGtagatttgctccagcactgggggtgGCCCCTCCCCATCTCGTACGCGTAtggtcgtagtatgtgctgtcctgcctgtcaGAAAGTTCGtataaaagatttattttactCAGGACCGTACGAACGATATCTAGAGTGGCGGACACAACCTCTAGTAGGGTGAGGGAGGGGTACAAgccatatttgtaattttatatatacatgtagtacgtAAAAATCAACCCGTATATTTCCGTCCTcgcgttcctacgggcctgttacTGCTATCCAAATATGTAGCGGGATTAGTAAATCATTGAGCTCTCGTCGTGTCATTagataaaataaactattaacTTTGTCTTTCGTTGATGGTAAAACGGTCAGATTATTATCAGATTAGGTGATCATTCGTTTATTAGCTTCTATTTAaagtgtctctctgtgtgtgtgtgtgtgtgtgtgtgtgtgtgtatgtccctgtgtgtgtgtgtgtgtgtgtgtgtgtgtgtgtagcaggtaaatgtatttttcgtgttttaACTTGATTCCTTGATATAGCCTATTCCGCGTATTGACAAAACTGGACACCGCACTTTGACAAAACCGTACACCACATGTAAGACTGTCAAGACAAAACCGTGAACCCcgacatattttaaaacttttataaaatcaaattaaatactGCAACAGCGACAAGTATGATGGTATTTTGTAAAGTGATAACTAAAGATTACActaaaatgaaaacaagtaaaactcacacacaacaaaaaaaaaaactattccaAAGTCGAAATTTTACCGATAACTAATAAACATTGGATAAAcattacatgaattatatttaaaaatcaactttttctgtatttttaatgaacagaAAAAtttacatacctattcagttCATCTAAAGCCCGAAACCTCTTAAAATAGCCTATACCGGTAACAAGGTACAATCTGGTAAACTAGTACCACTGGTCTCATGGTGACGCCCATTCTATCGGTAGTGGAAATGTAACCAAACATTGTTGCCCGTTGTGGCAACGTAACAGTCATATAGTCAGCTTAATATGTGTGTATTCACCCAACAGCCggtatatttttcgtgctgagttgtcattaaaaattaattgtttaaaaaaaaaaatatatatatatataaacatgatgATGCACCTAAGTAAGACGTGAGGTATGTAAGTGACTAAGCTACTAAAGCAATGTTAAACAGTATACTGTATTCTCTTTCCtctctcgcccccccccccccccctctctcccatCTTTCTTTCgatctcttttctctctctctctctctctctctctctctctctctctctctctctctctctctctcaataactaAAATTAGATACAGTAGTCATTGACATAACCAATACAAATTGTGTAGAGCTTTATTAAGTTGTAATCCTAAATCGGGCAGTTGGTAGCCTATGTTATGATTTGTACAACAATGAAATTAACTTATATAAGACTAATCGGTGGATAATATGTGCATTCCAGTTGTTAATACGCCACGGGCTAATCTACTGCTCAGAAAAGAacgccagagagagagagagagagagagagagagagagagagagagagagagagagagagagagagagagagagagagagagagagagagagagagagagagagagagaggggggggacggggcagagacagaaagacagagactaGCAaccaaactatatatatataacataatattaattgtaatacaACACTTATTGGCATAatatccgccccccccccccctcccctttatAGTTAGAGGAGGGGTAAGGGTtggggcggatatttttccataCATTTTAGCTTATCACCTATTtgaaaatgttgattttgaGCACGTAAAAATGTTATTGACCTACACGAACACAAACCTCAAACAGAAACCTGCCTCCCTTGTATAAGCCGTCGTTGGGCGAGATCTCCAGTGTTATTTTGTGCACGTCATCCGGATCCCACGACTCCACTTTGGCCTGCCCGTTCGACACTCGTCCTATGGTCTTTAAGAGCCGGTGCACCTCTTTCGAGACTTTCACCACTGTCATGTTTGTCAACCTGATTTCAACAATCAAAAATATaaagtttacaaaataataataatagaaattgTCTGGATAACTTAAATGTTCATCGATTCATTTCCTGGTTTGCGTTAGCACTTCCACGTAGTTTATCCATTAACATAAACACGACTATTAGTAGTATTGTTACTGCAATGTATCATATCATATGTAGTTTACCTCCCTGCCTCAGTAACAAGTACCTTTAATAGTCGATTACATGTTTTATCCTTTCAGCAGAGTGGTGCAACTTTGACAAGAACGACCTACATGACAATGGAATTCCCACGTTAGCCAATCAAAATAATGGATTATCGTATGTCATTGACTATTTTTAGAAGTAGCTAATCGAAGCTTCACATGTACATACTTGTTACTGGGATTTTCTGGTTGATGTAATGCTGGTGCAAGCTAAATATTAGTTACTAGGTATCAGGCATATGGGATAATTTAAGTGTACAAAACGAAtacgcgcgtgtgtatgtgtacgcgtgcgtgcgtgcgttcgtGCGTGTATGAATTGGTCGTATTAACCAGTTTAACGTCCGTATAAAGCAGCCACCTGCACGATAAATGCCACGTTTTTCTCTATCTGATCTctattattataacaatcatTTGATAAACACTTTCAGCGGCCAggagtttttttttatccaacaTAGGCCAGTACATTATTTTTTGTCGCATCAATAGGGTTTATTGTGTGCTGGTTCACAAACATCCTTTCAGCAGTctgtcataagcgtacgagatagAGGGtttatttcccccccccccccccccccacacacacacactccaccccacccccagtgctggagcaaaacctcaaattagGGCAAAAAAGATAccgatattcaggcaaaatgtgctaacctgagaccttttaccatactatttccatcattctaccttcaaaattagttttaaggCATGTAAAACTGCGTAgtggttcgtttgcaaccctaggcctatatagctgtttggtagtattgctaatacgaataaatattgttatttagatttgggcatttttgttttaattagtacaaaaatgggagccgtACGCCTATGATCTCTGTATCGCCATATATagatgtttggtagtaatggaaATAGGAATAAACGcagttatccagattcggggaTTTTCGttcaattcgggcaaaaaaatCTGCCTGCCAGCCCGTACCCCTATGTCTGTCTCTTTAGAGGAGTGCGCAGttctttgttttgaaaaaataaattcatcatAAAATGTACTAGTTCATTAATAATTACCAAAACGAacccattatttaaaaaaaatattctcatTTCATATTTGTTATACATCATTatctattctaaacaagaaactatgtttagtatgtaattttaattttaaaaatattttattggtaaGAAACATCTTACCATGGCAACAAACACAGGACAGTCTTAAagtcaaatttattaaacaaacaccATCAATTATTCATATAACATTTACATATAGCctaacattataatataatagcatTACCTGAAGAACTGGTGGGTTTTCTAACACCTCTTGCTATAAgctaataacataataaatattgcAGGCATTTCAATCGATGggttaatttattttgtattatttttatggcAAGAATATGTATTGATAATATAAATTTCTATTCCGTctcaaaagaaacaaataacaaacaagcAATAACAATTAACGAATGTTGACACTGTAACATAGAATTTATTATTAGATGCACTGTAAATTTATCATACAGACAGACTATAATTTCGGTAAAGTAACTGTATTCCAAACTGTGTAGCCAAattgattttgtctttaataCCAAGTAATATCAAACACAATAAATGCTCATAAAAACATGATAATTAGCTTTTTGatgaatttattatatacaaatgttttgtcaaaaTGAAACTTCATTTTGTATGAACGATTTAATGAACAGCTTAAACCTTGACACATGACATATTGGTGAGGCTGGAAATAACCTAGAGGTAGGTCCACCAATTTATTCGACAAACTCTCACATACCATGATAagcaacataataaatatatgaaataaagtaacattaaattttgtttccTAATCCAAAGATGTAAGACAGGTCCACACACTGGTGAAAACTGGAGTGTGTTTTCTCTTAATTAAGAATAgttaacctgacctcaaacacGGGCATATTCCCCATGGGATAttagtctggtccgaacatcccaaaagCAAATGGGACGGCTAAAAATCTTCCAATGAGTCCTCTACTTTCTGTTCCGGTCACATAACacttccttctttctccttcACTggcttggggttttttttgttctcCCGTTAAATCTAAGCTATTAGATTACATTTCTTAAGTCTTACAATACAGACATTATGTCATCTCCCAGTACAAGTGAAAACAGCCCAGACagggctgtctgttcagaacacacctcagctcttTGGACTGTCTGCCTAGCGCACACCTCAGCTCTTTGGACAGTCTGCctagcacacacctcagctcttTGGACTGTCTGCCTAGCGCACACCTCAGCTCTTTGGACTGTCTGCCTAGTGCACACCTCAGCTCTTTGGACTGTTTGCCTAGCGCACACCTCAGCTCTTTGGACTGTCTGCCTAGCGCACACCTCAGCTCTTTGGACTCAGGTTATTGGGCCGTCtattcaggacagtgggttaatggttagtggttagtgagagagaaattggTGTAATGGCCATACTCTTCCCCAGTGATCCATTAAAATTCACTCACTATGGGTAGGAGCTGGTATCAGGATGACAAGCCAGTACCTACTAGTCTCAAGTCGACTGGTTTGACCACTACACTACCAATGAATCTATACATCTTGTTTCTCGAACTAGGTAAGAATCTATAAATTGTAAAATGCATCAAGAGGAATCGAGCCTGTAatctcacacacacagatactgGTTACTGAGTAACATCTTGGTTTCACATCACACTATGATATCAAACCTTCTCCAGCATGTTACAATGTTTTTGTCCTGGTGTTTTTTGTACAGTCTTAATGACATCTCtccaaatattaaaatagcTTTTCATAGCCAGGTCAGTGAGAAACTCTGCAGTGGATTGTCTTAGTGTCTGAGGTTGATTGCAACCTAACAGTGTCACAAAATGGTTTGTTAGACTGGAGAACGTTCCAACACTCGATTCTTTGCGGGGTCTGTAATGAAGAAAAGGAAATATGAAAAGTATATTGATAATCACAAAATAAATGAGATCTATGATATTTGAcacttaattttaattaaaaagtacacacacataaactGCACAATCCTATTAATCATATACTTATAGTGAATTTAAACAActtttt
The sequence above is drawn from the Gigantopelta aegis isolate Gae_Host chromosome 6, Gae_host_genome, whole genome shotgun sequence genome and encodes:
- the LOC121375315 gene encoding uncharacterized protein LOC121375315 yields the protein MTVVKVSKEVHRLLKTIGRVSNGQAKVESWDPDDVHKITLEISPNDGLYKGGRFLFEVIMEEDFPVTPPAVRCLTPIYHPNIDPTDNAEGSTNVCLDMFDGETWDEVYGLDGALQGILFLFYHPNIEDPLSPYFDPSLSEDEFADNVKRSLRGEDVEGVEYTCNMYGETEDNAKTDEGKVELIMDSLSSKDEKTADITKDVANDTNENVENNPVGERNEDIVVTTGAVNESVIPEIKFGVIDFSNIVEAEVKDGETEVNSSVTSEVKDMAIWEVKETVTSEVSPSAIIEVCENVISDIANTNGDRSTVPQAVFNQQDTNSVIDQSENPAIPDNTIKRNSVWCPVRLHRGQRNYRVQLQTFDRLSPETDILLFVLWHIFSKSLAAGSSNSC